A genomic segment from Solibacillus sp. FSL H8-0538 encodes:
- a CDS encoding DNA primase, translating to MELTISIEERIQEVLAKDPLFQVIQETTAEQNFWSEPYLLELVEKKYYSTPEVAGWFDVTDAQLRYYIKPFESYLFEEAEDSPTTSTVIRLDFKAVLKLRMILLLKDEYRVKGLKRLLNISDHGHMVRQKTVVTTELAPPDDLAQRVTMLSHIITQMMNTGLFHIEQETESQQMIVSLNQEFLTQQIQAVPSETSEILAEITEDTQQLKSENAALKKQLEELNQDNKQDIAILIRRRHIENEVVATLRDEALRTYTENNSTPFFAKLFRSSQLAMEQERFILDYVQTHLNERLEKALSDYHES from the coding sequence ATGGAACTAACGATTTCAATAGAGGAGCGTATACAAGAGGTACTTGCGAAGGATCCCTTATTTCAAGTCATTCAGGAAACAACAGCTGAGCAAAATTTTTGGTCCGAGCCTTATTTACTTGAACTGGTTGAAAAGAAGTACTATTCCACACCTGAAGTGGCGGGATGGTTTGATGTCACCGATGCACAGTTGCGTTACTATATTAAACCTTTCGAGTCCTATTTATTTGAAGAGGCTGAAGACAGTCCAACGACATCCACGGTCATTCGTTTGGATTTTAAAGCTGTTTTAAAACTTCGGATGATTCTGTTGCTAAAGGATGAATACCGTGTAAAAGGGTTGAAACGCCTTTTGAACATTAGTGACCATGGCCATATGGTTAGACAAAAGACCGTAGTCACAACTGAACTGGCCCCCCCTGATGATCTCGCACAAAGAGTCACTATGCTGAGCCATATCATTACTCAAATGATGAACACCGGTCTTTTTCACATTGAGCAGGAGACCGAAAGCCAGCAGATGATCGTTTCATTAAACCAGGAGTTTCTCACACAACAAATTCAAGCGGTGCCTTCCGAAACTTCAGAAATTCTTGCAGAGATTACAGAAGATACCCAACAATTAAAATCGGAGAATGCTGCACTTAAGAAGCAGCTCGAGGAACTAAATCAAGATAATAAACAAGATATCGCCATTCTCATTAGAAGACGACACATCGAAAATGAAGTCGTCGCAACCTTACGTGATGAAGCGCTGCGTACGTATACTGAAAACAACAGTACGCCCTTCTTTGCAAAACTTTTCCGTTCTTCGCAACTCGCAATGGAACAGGAGCGTTTCATATTAGATTACGTGCAGACCCACCTAAATGAACGTCTTGAAAAAGCCCTCTCTGATTATCATGAATCGTAA
- a CDS encoding MFS transporter: protein MNNTTISEYGGLKQVFAVSLGLFLVFLDSTVVNIALPTIMNDFKIDLNVASWIINSFVLTLAILLITVGKLADIFGRIRLFLVGVLIFAISSFLCGVAPSVEVLIASRVLQGIAGAMIIPTSMMLVRTAVPQEKTGLAMGIWGAIGALAVAIGPSIGGVVTEYIDWRWIFYINVPIIIVSFPFLLWVFKGRKDVKAPLKLDIWGVLFISVALYFFTYAILQGEKLGWNSTIIYGYFCISLIAGLLFFIIESQVKFPLVDFSIFKNKEYLGGVISNFFGGLIMMGILILLPIYFTQVKGYSTLQASFLITPLSAVMLVVAPIIGRVMDKIGYQIPMFFGYLFTIASFIPLLKLSANTEISTLILIMSLLGTGLGILMVTSVTVCTATVSDEHMSLGSGIFATARNMGGALGVSIFVSITMSFLNQFSVEIVDDGISQFEKASLPTEVRAAAIEKLEVRRESFFEGGGELERFEISKEIYERVTLLQKQEVLKQLPPGASITPAIEEQIRLKINTEMTAFENEINDIQNDLRKDANFYVVKAMSKAFFSGLILACLFSLSLLLLRKRETNANHTSVVSE, encoded by the coding sequence ATGAATAATACTACTATTTCTGAATATGGGGGATTGAAACAAGTATTTGCCGTAAGCTTGGGGCTTTTTTTGGTTTTTTTAGATAGTACAGTTGTTAATATTGCTCTACCAACTATAATGAATGATTTTAAGATAGACCTTAATGTAGCTTCTTGGATAATTAATTCCTTCGTTCTTACATTAGCCATTCTTTTAATAACAGTTGGAAAGTTAGCAGATATTTTCGGGAGAATCAGGCTGTTTTTAGTCGGTGTCCTAATTTTTGCGATAAGTTCCTTTTTATGCGGGGTAGCTCCTTCAGTAGAGGTTTTAATTGCTTCGCGTGTTTTGCAAGGGATCGCTGGAGCAATGATTATACCGACCAGTATGATGCTTGTTAGGACGGCTGTACCACAAGAAAAAACAGGTTTAGCAATGGGGATTTGGGGAGCAATTGGAGCGCTTGCAGTTGCTATTGGCCCAAGTATAGGCGGAGTAGTGACCGAATATATTGATTGGCGTTGGATTTTCTATATTAATGTTCCGATAATAATTGTTTCTTTTCCATTCCTTCTATGGGTATTTAAAGGGCGTAAGGATGTTAAAGCACCGCTTAAGTTGGATATTTGGGGCGTTTTGTTTATAAGCGTGGCTTTATACTTTTTTACCTATGCTATTTTACAAGGAGAAAAGCTAGGGTGGAATTCTACGATCATTTATGGTTATTTCTGTATAAGTTTAATAGCGGGACTATTATTTTTCATTATTGAATCGCAAGTGAAATTCCCTTTGGTAGATTTTTCGATATTTAAGAATAAAGAATATTTAGGCGGAGTAATTTCTAATTTTTTCGGTGGTTTGATAATGATGGGGATATTAATTCTTTTACCGATCTACTTCACTCAAGTAAAAGGATATAGTACATTACAAGCTTCTTTTCTCATCACACCATTATCTGCTGTTATGCTTGTCGTAGCACCTATTATCGGGCGAGTAATGGACAAAATTGGCTATCAAATTCCCATGTTTTTTGGTTATTTATTTACAATCGCAAGCTTTATTCCATTGTTAAAGTTAAGTGCGAATACGGAAATTTCGACTTTAATTCTCATCATGTCTTTATTAGGAACGGGACTCGGTATCCTGATGGTCACAAGTGTAACCGTTTGTACGGCAACGGTATCCGATGAGCATATGTCGCTAGGATCGGGAATTTTTGCTACAGCTAGAAATATGGGAGGCGCTCTAGGTGTATCGATTTTTGTCTCAATAACAATGAGTTTTTTAAATCAATTTTCAGTTGAAATTGTAGACGATGGAATATCACAATTCGAAAAAGCAAGCCTTCCCACTGAAGTGAGAGCAGCAGCCATTGAAAAATTAGAAGTCAGAAGAGAATCATTTTTTGAAGGCGGTGGAGAACTAGAACGATTTGAAATTTCTAAAGAGATCTATGAACGAGTCACTCTACTACAGAAACAAGAGGTACTGAAACAATTGCCTCCAGGAGCGTCCATTACCCCTGCTATAGAAGAACAAATTAGGTTAAAAATAAATACTGAGATGACTGCATTCGAAAATGAAATTAATGATATTCAAAATGATCTACGTAAGGATGCAAATTTTTATGTAGTAAAAGCGATGAGTAAAGCTTTCTTTAGTGGATTAATTCTAGCTTGCTTATTTAGTTTATCCTTACTACTTTTAAGGAAACGGGAAACAAATGCCAATCATACATCAGTTGTATCTGAATAG